GTGAGATCGCAGTCGCACACAACGGCGAGCTCACCAACTACAACGAGCTGAAAGAGAAGTACATGAAGGAGGGTTGGGTCTTCTTCACCCAGTCCGACAGCGAATTGATCCTCAGGCTCCTCGGAAAGTATCTCGTTGACTACAGCCCCACCGATGCTGTCCACAAGATCATGGACGAGCTCGACGGAGCATATTCTGTCGTATTCACCATCAACGGCAAGACCTACGGATTCAGGGACAGGTACGGATTCAGGCCCTTGATCCTAGGAAAATTGGATGGCGGATACATCCTAGTGTCTGAGAGCTCAGCGATCGAGGCCCTCAAGGGAGAGGTCATAAGGGATGTGGAGCCCGGAGAGATCTGCGAGATCACCAGCACTTCCTACAAGTTCACACCCGCCGAGAACCCGAAGCACCCGAAGGCCCACTGCATGTTCGAGTGGGTTTACTTCGCTAGGCCAGATTCAGTCATCGACGGAAGGACCGTGTACGATGTCCGCAGGGAGATAGGAAGGGTCCTGGCCAGAGAGTGCCCGGCAGATGTCGATTTCGTCATGCCCATACCCGATTCGGGACGTGCGCACGCCATCGGTTACGCGATCGAGGCAGGTATCCCGTACGAGGAAGGATTCATGATGAACCGTGCAGCAGGAAGGACATTCATCCTGCCCGAGCAGAAGCTCAGGGAGACTGCGGTCTCTATGAAGATGATCCCCATCAGGAGCGCTGTCAGCGGCAAGAAGGTCCTGATCATCGACGACAGTATCGTAAGGGGTACAACTCTGAAGATCCTCATCGGCATGCTCAAGGACGCCGGAGCGAAGGAGGTCCACGTCCGTATCGGATGCCCCCCTGTCATCGCACCTTGCTTCTACGGCGTAGACATGAAGACAAGGGACCAGTTCATCGCCAACAAGCACTCCATCGAAGAGATCCGCGAGATCATCGGAGCGGACAGCCTTGGATACATCAGCCTCGAGGGACTCATCGAAGCCATCGGATTCAAGGGAGAGGACCTGTGCCTGGCCTGTGTCAACAACAAGTACCCCACCAGGATCGAGGGCGAGGTTTACAGGTTCGACCAGAACTGAGCTTTTTCCGTTCTCCAGCTCATCCAAAGGTTTAATAACAGCAAGGCTATGTGCGGTTATCCACTGGGCAGGTAGATCAGTTGGAAGATCGTTACATTGGCATTGTAGAGGTCGCGAGTTCGAATCTCGCCCTGTCCACTCATTCTCTTCAGCCAGATATCTGATTTTATTGGATGTTGTTCATTCTCTGAACTCATTTTTCAAAAAACCATATATAATCTCGAATGCCGTCACATTATCATGTCTTCTGACAAGAATCGCCCAGTTGTAATCAGCATCGTCGCTATTCTCAACTTCCTGATAGGATTATTCTTCCTCGCTGGTGGAATAGTCATGGCCTTGGGTATCATCGATATATCAGCGCATGTACCCGAAATGGCAGAATACGCTGCCCTCGGCGGTGGAATCGTTATTCTCATCGGAATCATCTACCTGGTCATAGCCGGCGGAATGTGGAACGGATGGAAGATCATGTGGTATATCGGCGTGATCGTCAACGGACTCAGCCTTATCATGGGAATCGCAACCATCTTTGTCGGCAGTTTCGTCGGAATCATCCCGCTGGTCATCGATGCCATCATCCTGTACTATCTGTTCAGGCCCGGTGTCAAGGAATTCTTCGGAATCTGATTACAAACATGCCCGCAAGGGCATTTTCCCTCTTCTTTACTATAGTTCCAATCGTCACGATACCCGCTTTCTCCTTCGTTTTCCGCATGTTGGGCTATCTGTTAACGTTTATATATTATTCTCATTATTGAGAATATAATCAAAAATGATAATGGTGTGCCGAATGAAGATAAGCGAACTCCTCTCGAACCCGGTAAGGGTAAGGATTGTCCAGTACCTGAAAGTCAACGGGGATTCAACTGCAAAGCAGATCTCTGAGGCTCTGAACGATATCTCCGTGCCGACCCTTTACCGCCATATCAATAAGCTCCTAGACGAAAAGGTGATCATCGTCAAGGAGGAAAGGAAGGTGAGGGGGACCATCGAGAGGACCTTCTCCTTCGACGAGGACGCATTCATGTCGCAGTCCGGAGATGACATCGCAGATATGGCCTACCAGTTCCTCATGACGCTCTACGCCAGCTTCAAGGAGTATGTGGATGAGGGGGAGAATGATCCTCTGAAGGACAGGCTCTCCATGAGGACATGCACCGTCCGCATGACCGATGAGGCCATGGACGGTTACCTTCGGGAACTTAGGGATCTGCTCTCCAGGTACGTAACCTCCAACGAGGGGAAGCTCAGGAGCATATCGTTCATATCGGCACCGGTGAAGGAGGTATCGGAATGACGGATATCAAAGAGGAGAATGTGACCATAGACGGCGGTGTGCCGCTGGGAGCGACCATCACCTACACCGACAAGAGCGAGAGGAAGCCTGCCATCGTGATCATCATGGGAACCGGGAAGCTAGACAGGGATGGCAACGGCATGGGATTCAAGATGGATCTCTACAAGAACTTCGCAAGGATGTTCGCGGAGGACGGGTTCGTAGCAGTCCGTTTCGACAAGAGGGGCACTCATGGATCCGGAGGGGACTTCAACACCGCTGGTCTCAGCGATATCACCGACGATGCGATCTCGGTTATCAGGTACATGAAGTCGCTGCCGTATGTGGACGCTTCCAGGATAATCGTATGCGGCCATTCGGAAGGTTCCATCATCGCCACCCTCCTATCTGATAAGGAGGAGACCGCAGGATTGATCCTTCTTGGCGGAGCGGCCATGTGCCTCAAGGACGCGCTCCGCTACCAGAGCAGGTTAGCGGGGGAGCAGATAGAGAATACCGGCGGTATCAAGGGCAAGCTACTGCAGAAGCTAGCATCTAGGGAGAAGATCGAGTCCAATCAGGATGAGATGTTCGGAAAGGCCGCTGAGGCTCAGGGCGATACCATCTCCATCAAAGGCGCGAAGATGAGCGCAAAATGGCTGAGGGAGCACGATTCGTATTCGTCCGGGGATCTCGTCAACATGCTGAAATCCTACGGGAAACCGATCCTGGCGATCACCGGAACGGCGGATCTGTCTTCGGACTATCATTTCCTTGACGCGATACAGGATGTCCCGGGCATCACCTGCTACGTCCCCCAGAACGTGAACCATATCTTCAGGGAGATCGATGACGATAACAGCATCATGAAGGTCAAGAAGCAGTACGTCAGACTGGCCGCGAAGCCCATGCATCAGGGTACGAAGGAGACCATCGACTCCTGGTTGGTGCAGTTCAGGGATTGATCCTCACGCGTGCCTGATGCCGGTGTGCTCCGAGATCTCGGAACTCACTGTGCACAGGTCATCCAGGGACAGCTCGCCAAGCGACTTGTGGCCGGATACGCGGAGGAATATCCTGATCTCCTCTGCAGTAGCGTTGAGATAGTTCCCGACCCTGATGGCGCCGGCCTCGGTATCCAAGCGGGACTCCAGCTCAGGATCCTGGGTAGCGATCCCCATGGGGCATTTCCCGGAGTTGCATGCCCTGTACTTCTGGCATCCGAGGGCCATGAGAGCAGCGGTCGCGATCGCAACGGCATCGGCACCCATCGCCAAGGCCTTGATGAAGTCCTTGCTGGTCCTGAGACCTCCGGTGATGATCAGCTGCTGGTCCATGCCGTGCTCGTCCATGTACTTCCTAGCCCTGGAAAGAGCATATAGAGTTGGGACTGTGGTGGCATCCTTAAGGAACTTGGGGGACGAGCCGGTCGCTCCGCCCCTACCGTCGATGGTGATGAAATCGCATCCGGACTTGGAGATGAATCCAAGGTCCTCCTCGATATGCTCGGCTGCGATCTTGACACCTATCGGTTTTCCCTTGGTCTCTTTGCGAAGGAAATCCACCATAGTCTTCAGGTCCTCAGGGGAGTTTATCTCCTTGAATCTGGACGGGCTGAGGATGTCCTTTCCGACGGGTCTGCCCCTCATCATTGCGATGATGTCGGTTACCTTGTCCCCGGGAAGGTGCCCTCCCATTCCGGGCTTGGTCCCCTGGCCGATCTTGATCTCGACTGCATCGCACCTCTCATAGGTGTCCATGGTGGTGCTGTATTTGTTGGGGACGTACTCGAAGATGTACCTGTAGGCGTTGTCAATCTCATCGGAGAGGACTCCTCCCTCTCCGCTGCAGATGGCGGTCTTGGCCATGGCGGAGCCCTTGGAGAGAGCCTTCTTGGCCCTTCCGGACAGTGCTCCGAAGCTCATATGCGAGATGTAAATGGGAGATTCGAGGACCATTGGCTTCTCGGCGTTCTTGCCTATGGTCACTCTGATGTCGACATCCGCCCCGTCGTCAAGAGGCGGGTGGGCCAGCTGGCCTCCCAGGAATAGTATGTCATCGAACGATGGGATCGGCAGAAGGGTGTCCATGGGCTCGCCCACGCTCTTCCCAGTCTGGGCCAGGGCATGGATCTCATCCATAGGGCCGTTGTCGTGCCTGATCATCTTCGGGTCTATAGAGATGTCCTTGGTGTCTGCGGCCTTCTTCTCGACGGGCTTGCTCTCCTTCTTGGGAGCATCCTCCCCGACCTTTACGAACGCGCTCTTGGGCGCGTGACATACAGGGCAAACCCAATCGTCTGGGAGGTCATCGAACTTGATCGGTTCGATCTCCTCGTCGTAAATCTCGCCGCATATTGAACATCTGTAGACTGCCATGAGCACGAGAACTCATTCCATCTTTATAAGGAGTTCAAGAGAAGGTCCTTCCCAGCTCCTTGATCCTCACGATGATGGCGTCGATCTTGTAATGCTCGAGGTTGGGGTTCAGCAGCGTGAACTTCAGCATCACGCGTCCGTCCTTGACGGTCTGTCCGATGACGGTACCCTCGCTCAGCAGCTTGCGCCTGACCTTCTTGTTGACCTCGTCGCCGCTGTTGAGAGCGAACACGACGGATGAGAGCTCGGGTTCCACCGGGGCGATGAACTCCGGGTCTTCGGATATCCTTTGGTAGAAGTAGTAGGCATTACCGACTGCCTTGTCGATTATCTCTCCGTAGCCCTTCACTCCTCTGGTCTGGAAGGCCATGAACACCTTCAGCGCGTCGAAGCGGCGGGTGGTCTGCATCGATTTGCCCACGAGGTTGATGTATCCGTCCTCCTCGTCCTCCTCGCGGTTCAGATAGTCCGCGTGGAGCTCGAAGCACTTCAGCAGGTCCTTGTCCTTGACCAGGATAGCCGAGCATGAGATGGGCAGAAGGAACATCTTGTGGAAGTCCACCGTTATGGAATCGCAGAGCGATATGGCGGAGATCCTGTCGCGGTACTTCTGGCTC
The nucleotide sequence above comes from Methanomassiliicoccales archaeon LGM-RCC1. Encoded proteins:
- the purF gene encoding amidophosphoribosyltransferase, with the translated sequence MAVNHSCGVVAISADYDVASDIYTALMIIQHRGQESAGISVYNGAAIRTIKGQGLVNDAIPTSSLSKLPGKSGIGHVRYATLGANGYENAQPLNVATNFGEIAVAHNGELTNYNELKEKYMKEGWVFFTQSDSELILRLLGKYLVDYSPTDAVHKIMDELDGAYSVVFTINGKTYGFRDRYGFRPLILGKLDGGYILVSESSAIEALKGEVIRDVEPGEICEITSTSYKFTPAENPKHPKAHCMFEWVYFARPDSVIDGRTVYDVRREIGRVLARECPADVDFVMPIPDSGRAHAIGYAIEAGIPYEEGFMMNRAAGRTFILPEQKLRETAVSMKMIPIRSAVSGKKVLIIDDSIVRGTTLKILIGMLKDAGAKEVHVRIGCPPVIAPCFYGVDMKTRDQFIANKHSIEEIREIIGADSLGYISLEGLIEAIGFKGEDLCLACVNNKYPTRIEGEVYRFDQN
- a CDS encoding helix-turn-helix domain-containing protein, which produces MKISELLSNPVRVRIVQYLKVNGDSTAKQISEALNDISVPTLYRHINKLLDEKVIIVKEERKVRGTIERTFSFDEDAFMSQSGDDIADMAYQFLMTLYASFKEYVDEGENDPLKDRLSMRTCTVRMTDEAMDGYLRELRDLLSRYVTSNEGKLRSISFISAPVKEVSE
- a CDS encoding glutamate synthase-related protein; translation: MAVYRCSICGEIYDEEIEPIKFDDLPDDWVCPVCHAPKSAFVKVGEDAPKKESKPVEKKAADTKDISIDPKMIRHDNGPMDEIHALAQTGKSVGEPMDTLLPIPSFDDILFLGGQLAHPPLDDGADVDIRVTIGKNAEKPMVLESPIYISHMSFGALSGRAKKALSKGSAMAKTAICSGEGGVLSDEIDNAYRYIFEYVPNKYSTTMDTYERCDAVEIKIGQGTKPGMGGHLPGDKVTDIIAMMRGRPVGKDILSPSRFKEINSPEDLKTMVDFLRKETKGKPIGVKIAAEHIEEDLGFISKSGCDFITIDGRGGATGSSPKFLKDATTVPTLYALSRARKYMDEHGMDQQLIITGGLRTSKDFIKALAMGADAVAIATAALMALGCQKYRACNSGKCPMGIATQDPELESRLDTEAGAIRVGNYLNATAEEIRIFLRVSGHKSLGELSLDDLCTVSSEISEHTGIRHA
- a CDS encoding alpha/beta hydrolase encodes the protein MTDIKEENVTIDGGVPLGATITYTDKSERKPAIVIIMGTGKLDRDGNGMGFKMDLYKNFARMFAEDGFVAVRFDKRGTHGSGGDFNTAGLSDITDDAISVIRYMKSLPYVDASRIIVCGHSEGSIIATLLSDKEETAGLILLGGAAMCLKDALRYQSRLAGEQIENTGGIKGKLLQKLASREKIESNQDEMFGKAAEAQGDTISIKGAKMSAKWLREHDSYSSGDLVNMLKSYGKPILAITGTADLSSDYHFLDAIQDVPGITCYVPQNVNHIFREIDDDNSIMKVKKQYVRLAAKPMHQGTKETIDSWLVQFRD